TTACCTGCTGAAACCTTACAATCCGCTGGAACTGGAATATGCCATTGAACTTGCCCTTTCAAAGTTCAGGCAGGAGTCTGCTGCTGTGCCTGCACAGTCGGCCACGCCAGGTTCGGATACATTGTTCATCAAAAAGGGCAACCTCCTGCAAAGGATCGCGTTCGATGACATCCGGTATATTGAAGTGGATGGTAAATACAGCAAGGTGGTGTGCGGCGGCGAGAAGTTCGTCATTCAGCAGTCCCTGAAAGATGTGCAGGCACAGTTACCGCCCGTACAGTTCTGCCGGGTACACCGTAACTATATTGTCAACGTCAGAGAGGTAACGAAGATCAATACATTCAACAACGAGATCTTTTTCCGGGACGGGGAGTCCCTGTTCTTCAGCAGGCGTTACATCGACGAGTTCCTGCAGGCGTTTAAGATCTTCAAATAATGGGGAAGGAATGCCCGGGGTCAGTGGCATTCCTTCTTACTAATGACCATATCCATTTCCTGTCTTAAAAGCGTATTCCTAAGTTCCTGATTTTGCCCATACTGTTGCCATAAAATGGCATGACCGTGCCAATCAGTGGCATAAGCGGTATGTTTTCGGGCATAAAATGAATAGCTTTGCGCTCGTTTTCCAATAATAACAGCATGTTGAACCTGTTCGATTTTAAGCAAAGAGTGAATTATAAAAATGAAATCCTGGCCGGACTGACCGTGGCGATGACCATGATGCCGGAATCCCTGTCCTTTGCTATCCTGGGCGGATTTCCCCCGCTGGTTGGGCTGTATGCGGCTTTTATCATGGGGCTGGTCACCGCTGTATTTGGCGGCAGACCGGGTATGGTATCCGGCGGGGCAGGTGCTACTGTGGTAGTACTCATTGCGTTAATGCAGTCTCACGGTATCGATCATGTGTTTGCGGCAGTAATGCTGGCAGGGGTGCTACAGATCCTCGTGGGGGTGTTTAAACTCGGTAAATTCATCCGGTTGGTACCGCAGCCGGTGATGTATGGGTTTGTAAACGGACTGGCAGTCATTATCTTCAGTTCCCAAC
The DNA window shown above is from Chitinophaga agri and carries:
- a CDS encoding LytR/AlgR family response regulator transcription factor yields the protein MMQLKVLILEDSPDEADFLVNFLKKLGCSDIRITTNLKDAVDAYDAALPDICLIDIYLADRPDGILFAETINEHREQRRPFIFLTSASDSTTFRLAKFTSPYNYLLKPYNPLELEYAIELALSKFRQESAAVPAQSATPGSDTLFIKKGNLLQRIAFDDIRYIEVDGKYSKVVCGGEKFVIQQSLKDVQAQLPPVQFCRVHRNYIVNVREVTKINTFNNEIFFRDGESLFFSRRYIDEFLQAFKIFK